The region GAAGACGTATTTTTATCGCGTGTCTTTTTAGCTGGATGTCAAAAAAAACGAAGAGACGTAATTTTATCGCATgtcaaaatcatttaataatCGGTCACTTAAACCGAAAATCTGAATCAACGCTAGCACATTTGTTTTGGGCGATATTTGTAACAGCACATTTGATCGGTCTTATTGAGacttataaatatttggccGATCAAAATATTTGTTCCATACGTACAATCACAAAACCAAATTAATTGATCACTGCACTAGATCGGccataataaaatgaaaataaacacAGTTGGCCGATCCTAGAAATAAATCAACCGCGATGTATGATTTGACCGTCTTCATAATATGAATAAGAAAGACATTGAACTTCCAAGTATCAATTTGATGCGATTTTACTGGCCACTAAATTCAAAAGAATTTTCCTTCATGCCGATTTACAAGTGGACAatcatattataaattaattaccaAATTTAATCACCCGTCCATAACGTAGAAATGAAACTCAGCAACTTTCAAAATCATGGTCCATGCAAAAAGAGGAATATGGCCCGCCTAGTGTAAGACtttgtaaaataaattgttgaaaacCACTTACATATTCTTTTTTGATGCATCATGGGGGCCTATCATTTCACTTGTATGATTATTGATCGCCATGTTGGCATGCACTTGCTGCACATATTTCTCCCTTTGATTCTTTCAATCTCGACTTCAATTTTAATTGGACGACCTTTTAACCATGCAAATAAATTGTCTAATTTTATCAAGAATATTCGAATCAATATCTTGtcaaaattagattttaatcgGCCAACAAGGATACATTTGTGTACCCTTCTAAATTCAGGCCGATTAACAACTTTGTACCGCCATAATCATGTCACGCCTTCCTCGGCCGATACTCCTTGAACTCCAAATCTAATTCAGTGTTAAGATAACTCGGCCTTTCTATTTGCAGTCTCGGCGATATATTGTCCCAGTAATTTCATAACACTCGTTAAACTTTCAAGATCCGCCTTTTTCTCCCTCTGAATTGTTTCGATGGCTCCTTCCATCCGATTCCTCGCCTTATCAAATACCCGCCGATTTTTCTGGGCTACCTCATCACGTATGGTTATAAAATCGGCACTTGATAGTGAGGGGCGAATGGGAGGTAAGCTACAGACATAGTCATTTGTCTCCTTCTCATGTACTTAGTTCAGATGCTTGACTCCGAGGTCGACAGTCGTCGTCCCAGCGGGGGGTACGTCGGTCCCCTTTTGCGGCTGAAACTCGACGGTCGTTGTCACAACGGGGGGTACGTCGGTCCCCTTTTGCGGTTGTAACCCTGACTTGTCGCCCTTTGTCATTATCTACTCCAAGTTTGAGTCTGAATCTCCTGACGATGTGCAACCTACTTCGGATTGGACTCGGCTATTTGAACGAGTGCACCTGTAACTTTTCTTCGTAGTTCCGGTTTTTGTGCTCACCATAAAcgcgtccccagtggagtcgccaaaagatgttcgcaggaaaatatttccaagctcgaatctttgaatttatagatgggtactgtgtggatcgatgctttaaccggttcggtccgaaaagttgaacagggtttgatttatctaaattaaaacattaatctggaggttaagaaacccaggcgagattaatatttgaactactcctactcctaaattaaccaaccacgggggttggggatagaaaagcacagggctttgaagtttgtgtttgattgataatttgagttgtagagaatacaaacctaaagctagctatttatagggaacAAACCCTAAATAGAAAACTTAGTCTAatgagatacaatctcttatttagataaatactaaGCTAAATAAcaaagataatgactaaaaataagataatgactaaaaaagataaCTATTAAACTAAGATAGGAACAAAAAGATAGTTgatggcttttgggctcaaaaaacccgaattagcccatatgagctctttttgggTCAGTGCAAACacctaccaaaaaaccctctctgacttaagcatcggagtggctttcaggctgagcaagcctgaggtcctttgagcttatatttgttacttgtgcaggaaaaatAGTACAGGCGACCCCTTAAAGATCGACTTGTATCACTAAGTATGAGTATTAATTTCATAATGAATTTAACTATGACTTTAATTTACTGACCATCTTCAAATGTAATTATTACCATAAGTTATTCCAGTACTTCCATATTTGACTTATGAAAATGGATGAATAATCAATCAAATCCCCACAATTCCATTTCCAAACTTACCCATTCTGCCAGCTGTCCACCTTACTACGTGGGGCCAATCGACCAGATCAACCTCCACACCGACAACAAATAGAAACCCCTGAACCGTAAAAATATACTAATACAGTCACAATCAACGAACATCATACGCATCGTacactaattaaaataatcccGCACTTATCCTAACAAATCTCCTCCCCCTTTCTCTCCTCATCATTTTTAATCTTCAGACAAGCTCCCCAAAACACATCCCCGTCACTTCCGGCGATCTAGCTGTCTCCCTCATCTATTTCTAGATCTCTGATCAAATCAACGGCTTCTTTTCCTCCACGTGTTCTCCGGACATAGCCTCATACAAATCCGCTTTTTTCTCTCGTTTCATTTCATTTCCTTTCGTTTTCGGACGAGAGAATCTAGAgaagaaattaaaagaaaatccaGTCGCCGTTTTGGCATCTTAACTGCTGTGTTTTGGTAGATCCGACGCCGTTTTCCGCGAACCCGGGAATTTCTGTTGCCGGATCTACACCGAGCACCGTATAAAAAAACAGAGAAGGTAAGTAAGATTTGAATTAAATCttcattaattataaactgaaattttatttgattagaATTTGGAACTGagaataattcaattaaattgcattaattataattatgtagATCATTTTGTTTTGATCCGACGGTCAAGATGGCGCCGAGCACGATAAGGAAAGCGATCGGGACCGTTAAGGATCAGACCAGCATAGGAATAGCTAAAGTAGCTAGCAACATGGCGCCGGAGCTAGAAGTTGCGATAGTTAAAGCGACAAGCCACGACGATGATCCGGCGAACGAGAAGTACATACGTGAGATCTTAAATTTAACCTCGTATTCACGAGGTTATGTTCACGCGTGTGTTGCTGCGGTTTCGAAGCGTCTGGGGAAAACCAGAGACTGGATTGTTGCGTTAAAAGCGTTGATGCTTGTTCATAGGTTGTTAAATGAAGGAGATCCGCTTCTTCAGGAGGAGATTTTGTATGCCACGAGGAGAGGTACTAGGTTGTTGAATATGTCTGATTTTCGAGATGAAGCGCATTCTAGTTCGTGGGATCACTCGGCTTTTGTCAGGACTTATGCTATGTATTTGGATCAGAAActtgaattgattttgtttgaCCATAAAGGAAAGCCCTCGGGCGGCGGAGGAGGTGGCGGTGGAAGTGGTGGTAATAGTGCACATGGTTATGAAATTGAAAGATATGGTGGTGGTGGAGGCGGTGGTGGTAGAGGTGATTTTAGGTCACCGCCCCAGCGTTCTTATGAGTATAGTGATTACGGTGATCATAGAGGGGGTGGTGATCAGGGGTATGGAGGTAATTCTGGAATGAGGAGATCTAGGTCTTTTGGCGACATGAGTGATACAGTTTCGCGAGATGAGAGGAAATCGATGACTCCATTGAGGGAAATGAAAGTCGAGAGGATTTTCGGTAAAATGACACATTTGCAAAGGTTGTTGGATAGGGTGTTGTCGTGTCGGCCAACGGGGTTAGCGAAGAACAGTAGGCTGATATTGGTTGCGCTTTATCCTGTCGTTAGAGAGAGTTTTCAGTTGTATGCTGATATTTGTGAGGTTTTGGCTGTTTTGCTTGATAAATTCTTTGATATGGAGTATCCTGATTGTGTTAAAGCTTTTGAGGCTTATGCAAGCGCGGCAAAACAGATCGATGAGCTAATTATGTTCTATAATTGGTGCAAAGATGTCGGCGTGGCGAGATCATCAGAGTATCCTGATGTGCAGAAAATCACAAGTAAACTATTGGAGACTTTGGAGGAGTTTGTGAGAGATAGAGCGAAACAATCCAAGAGTCCTGAGAGGAAACAAATAGAGGCCCCTCCTCCTGTTGCTCAAGAAGAGGAAGAGCCTGTGCCTGACATGAACGAAATTAAGGCGTTGCCTCCACCGGAGAATTACACTCCGGCACCTCCACCTCCTGAGCCAGAGCAGCCTAAACCTCAGAAACCGCAGTTTACTGACGATTTGGTAAATCTAAGAGATGAAACTGTCTCTGCTGATGATCAAGGCAATAGATTTGCTCTGGCTTTGTTTGCTGGGCCAGCTGCTAATAGCGGAAATGGCTCATGGGAAGCGTTCCCATCCGACGGAGATTCTCAAGTGACCTCAGCTTGGCAAAACCCAGCTGCTGAACAAGGCAAGGCAGATTGGGAATTGGCATTGGTTGAGACAGCAAGTAATTTATCAAAGCAAAAGGCAGATTTGGGCGGTGGTCTTGATCCACTGCTGTTAAATGGCATGTATGATCAAGGAATTGTGAGGCAACATGTTAGCACTGCACAATTGAGTGGAGGTAGTGCTAGCAGCGTCGCGCTGCCGGCTACTGGGAAGAGCGCAACTCCTGTGTTGGCTCTGCCCGCGCCAGATGGAACAGTTGAAACATTTAATCAGGATCCATTCGCTGCTTCGTTGTGCATTCCGCCGCCATCTTACGTGCAAATGTCCGATATGGAGAAGAAGCAGCATTTACTTGTACAGGAGCAAGGAGTTTGGAACCAGTATGCTAGGGATGGAATGCAAGGTCAAACTAGTTTGGCCAAAATCAGCGGCAATGGAGCCGGATACTACAATCCGGGGCCAATGCCGATGATGCCTTACGGAATGCCGCCCGTCAATGGAATGGGGCAACCCGGCGGGTATTACTACAATCCTTACTGATTTTTATTCTGTTTATCCATAGATGAATTCTCTTTGTTAATGTTATGTTGATGATCTttatagttttgttttgtttttccttGAGTCCTTTTTCAAGGATGTGATGTCCTGCAATTTGTGCACAAAATGGGATCGAGAGGGGAAGGGAGAGACTGAAATTCTATGAATTAATGATTGTGGGTAATTTTGGGAGACCTGTAATTCATATTTTGTGATCTGTAATACTAGCATTTTCTTTGTTTGAAAACACGAACTTAGAA is a window of Mercurialis annua linkage group LG2, ddMerAnnu1.2, whole genome shotgun sequence DNA encoding:
- the LOC126667747 gene encoding probable clathrin assembly protein At4g32285 — translated: MAPSTIRKAIGTVKDQTSIGIAKVASNMAPELEVAIVKATSHDDDPANEKYIREILNLTSYSRGYVHACVAAVSKRLGKTRDWIVALKALMLVHRLLNEGDPLLQEEILYATRRGTRLLNMSDFRDEAHSSSWDHSAFVRTYAMYLDQKLELILFDHKGKPSGGGGGGGGSGGNSAHGYEIERYGGGGGGGGRGDFRSPPQRSYEYSDYGDHRGGGDQGYGGNSGMRRSRSFGDMSDTVSRDERKSMTPLREMKVERIFGKMTHLQRLLDRVLSCRPTGLAKNSRLILVALYPVVRESFQLYADICEVLAVLLDKFFDMEYPDCVKAFEAYASAAKQIDELIMFYNWCKDVGVARSSEYPDVQKITSKLLETLEEFVRDRAKQSKSPERKQIEAPPPVAQEEEEPVPDMNEIKALPPPENYTPAPPPPEPEQPKPQKPQFTDDLVNLRDETVSADDQGNRFALALFAGPAANSGNGSWEAFPSDGDSQVTSAWQNPAAEQGKADWELALVETASNLSKQKADLGGGLDPLLLNGMYDQGIVRQHVSTAQLSGGSASSVALPATGKSATPVLALPAPDGTVETFNQDPFAASLCIPPPSYVQMSDMEKKQHLLVQEQGVWNQYARDGMQGQTSLAKISGNGAGYYNPGPMPMMPYGMPPVNGMGQPGGYYYNPY